One region of Scophthalmus maximus strain ysfricsl-2021 chromosome 15, ASM2237912v1, whole genome shotgun sequence genomic DNA includes:
- the LOC118285958 gene encoding glutathione-specific gamma-glutamylcyclotransferase 1-like translates to MKPRDSTKEKSSLWIFGYGSLVWKPGFAYKRSTIGHIRGFKRRFWHGDDFYRGDKDKPARVVTLVEDEQACTWGVAYEVTDSQVEESLQYLNMREIVLGGYITQMVEFLPKEKGQGPLLAVVYIATSSNPIYLGPASDREIAAQIAACSGNTGHNIEYLVRLAEFMRLSCPEAEDEHLFSIEAAVLNIFSECGGIKPQKPILLGAS, encoded by the exons ATGAAACCTCGAGACTCCACGAAGGAGAAGAGCAGCCTGTGGATATTCGGATACGGCTCCTTGGTGTGGAAACCCGGGTTTGCTTACAAGAGGAGCACAATCGGCCACATCCGAGGATTCAAAAGACGCTTCTGGCACGGAGATGATTTCTACCGAGGGGACAAGGACAAG CCAGCCAGAGTGGTCACACTGGTGGAGGATGAGCAA GCGTGCACATGGGGTGTGGCCTACGAAGTCACCGACTCCCAGGTGGAAGAATCCCTCCAGTACCTGAACATGAGAGAAATTGTGCTGGGGGGCTACATAACCCAGATGGTGGAGTTCCTGCCGAAGGAGAAAGGCCAGGGGCCGCTGCTGGCCGTCGTCTACATCGCCACCTCCAGCAACCCCATCTACCTCGGCCCGGCCTCGGACAGAGAGATCGCTGCCCAGATTGCCGCGTGCAGTGGCAACACGGGCCACAACATCGAGTACCTGGTCCGCCTGGCGGAGTTCATGAGGCTCTCCTGCCCCGAGGCGGAGGACGAGCACCTCTTCTCCATCGAGGCGgcagttttaaacattttcagtgaATGTGGGGGGATCAAACCCCAAAAACCCATACTGCTGGGAGCTTCATGA